In a single window of the Massilia oculi genome:
- a CDS encoding DUF2058 domain-containing protein: MVSLQEQLLKAGLVDKKKVKQVNQDKSKQHKEVLRTGVEKVNQSREAALEMQRKNAERARELNAQRDADAAQKAILAQIAQLVQQNKQSKGKGDVPYNFTFGTKIERIHVTAQIVEHLVAGRLVIVHMHGSFELVPRVIGEKIAQRDASIVVQIKKKAQEVEEDDPYADYKIPDDLMW, encoded by the coding sequence ATGGTCTCGCTGCAAGAGCAGTTATTGAAAGCCGGCCTGGTCGACAAGAAGAAGGTCAAGCAGGTCAACCAGGACAAGAGCAAGCAACACAAGGAAGTGTTGCGCACCGGCGTGGAAAAGGTCAACCAGTCGCGTGAAGCGGCGCTCGAGATGCAGCGCAAGAACGCCGAGCGCGCGCGCGAGCTGAACGCCCAGCGCGACGCCGATGCCGCCCAGAAAGCCATCCTGGCCCAGATCGCCCAGCTGGTGCAGCAGAACAAGCAGTCGAAGGGCAAGGGCGACGTGCCCTATAATTTTACCTTCGGCACCAAGATCGAACGCATCCACGTGACGGCGCAGATCGTGGAGCACCTGGTGGCGGGACGCCTGGTGATCGTCCACATGCATGGCAGCTTCGAGCTGGTGCCGCGCGTGATCGGCGAAAAGATCGCCCAGCGCGATGCCTCGATCGTGGTCCAGATCAAGAAGAAGGCGCAGGAGGTGGAAGAAGACGATCCGTACGCGGATTACAAGATTCCTGACGACCTGATGTGGTAA
- the deoA gene encoding thymidine phosphorylase, producing MFLPQEIVRKKRDGGVLSAEEIQFFVRGIPDGSVTEGQIAAFAMAVYFNDMTMDERVAFTLAMRDSGQVMEWKSLDLPGPVVDKHSTGGVGDVVSLMLGPMIAACGGFVPMISGRGLGHTGGTLDKFDSIPGYSTVPEPEKFRQVVQDVGVAIIGQTAQLAPADKRFYSIRDTTATVESVAMITGSILSKKLSAGLDALVMDVKVGSGAFMPTPAKSLELAESIVNVGNGAGTRTSAILTGMNESLCHAAGNAVEVRVAIDYLTGKSRPARLHEVTMALCAEMLVISGLASSEQEARARLQAALDSGEAAERFARMVTALGGPADLMDKPDAYLETAPVIVPVPAPQAGYASAVDTRELGLAVVALGGGRVRPQDAIDFAVGLTGLVELGDTIAVGQPLAMVHARSQEAAEQAIRQVQAAYHVAIDKPAVEPMIHRTVRP from the coding sequence ATGTTCCTCCCCCAAGAAATCGTCCGCAAGAAGCGCGACGGTGGAGTCCTCTCCGCCGAAGAGATCCAGTTCTTCGTGCGCGGCATCCCTGATGGCAGCGTCACCGAAGGCCAGATCGCGGCGTTCGCGATGGCGGTCTACTTCAACGACATGACGATGGACGAGCGCGTCGCCTTTACGCTGGCGATGCGCGATTCGGGCCAGGTCATGGAATGGAAATCCCTGGACCTGCCCGGTCCGGTGGTCGACAAGCACTCGACCGGCGGTGTCGGCGACGTGGTGTCGCTGATGCTGGGACCAATGATCGCGGCCTGCGGCGGCTTCGTGCCGATGATCTCGGGCCGCGGCCTGGGCCACACCGGCGGCACGCTCGACAAGTTCGATTCGATCCCGGGCTACAGCACGGTGCCGGAACCGGAGAAGTTCCGCCAGGTGGTGCAGGACGTGGGCGTGGCCATCATCGGCCAGACCGCCCAGCTGGCGCCGGCCGACAAGCGTTTCTACAGCATCCGCGACACCACGGCGACCGTGGAATCGGTGGCCATGATCACCGGCTCGATCCTGTCCAAGAAGCTGTCGGCGGGCCTGGACGCGCTGGTGATGGACGTCAAGGTCGGCAGCGGCGCCTTCATGCCGACGCCGGCGAAATCGCTGGAGCTGGCCGAATCGATCGTCAACGTCGGCAACGGCGCCGGCACCCGCACCTCGGCCATCCTCACCGGCATGAACGAATCGCTGTGCCACGCCGCCGGCAATGCCGTCGAAGTGCGCGTCGCGATCGACTACCTGACAGGCAAGTCGCGTCCCGCGCGCCTGCACGAGGTGACGATGGCGCTGTGCGCCGAGATGCTCGTCATTTCCGGCCTGGCGTCGAGCGAGCAGGAAGCGCGCGCCCGGCTGCAGGCGGCCCTCGATTCGGGCGAAGCCGCCGAGCGTTTCGCGCGCATGGTGACCGCCCTGGGCGGCCCGGCCGACCTGATGGACAAGCCCGACGCATACCTGGAAACGGCGCCGGTCATCGTGCCCGTGCCTGCGCCGCAGGCCGGCTATGCGAGCGCGGTCGATACCCGCGAACTGGGCCTGGCCGTGGTGGCGCTGGGCGGTGGCCGCGTGCGTCCGCAGGATGCGATCGACTTCGCGGTCGGCCTGACCGGGCTGGTGGAACTGGGCGACACGATCGCCGTCGGCCAGCCGCTGGCGATGGTGCATGCGCGTTCGCAAGAAGCCGCCGAACAGGCCATTCGCCAGGTGCAGGCCGCCTACCACGTCGCTATCGACAAGCCGGCCGTCGAGCCGATGATCCACCGCACCGTTCGTCCCTGA
- a CDS encoding aspartate aminotransferase family protein, with protein sequence MYESRPSAMSSFWMPFTNNRDFKRDPRLLVSAKGMYYRDVDGRQVLDGAAGLWCVPCGHGQPKIAEAIAAMAGQLDYAPTFQMGHPAAFELAERLMAFSGHRFGHVFYTGSGSEAVDTALKIALAYHRARGEGGRTRLIGRERGYHGVGFGGISVGGIGANRKHFGPLLPGVDHLRHTHDLERNAYARGEPEHGVELAEDLERMVALHDPSTIAAVIVEPVSGSTGVLIPPKGYLKRLREICDRHGILLIFDEVITGFGRLGTPFASDWFGVEPDLMATAKGITNGAVPMGAVFSKSFIHDAFMEGPAGIELFHGYTYSGHPLACAAALATLDVFREQAVLDNAARMQPYFEEALQSLRGLPHVIDLRSIGIIAAIELAPIPGQPGARGYAALKQAFAEGLLIRITGDIIALSPPLVLEKQHVDELFGKLARVLTQLA encoded by the coding sequence ATGTATGAGTCCAGGCCTTCCGCGATGTCATCTTTCTGGATGCCATTCACCAATAACCGCGACTTCAAGCGCGATCCGCGCCTGCTGGTCTCCGCCAAAGGCATGTATTACCGCGACGTCGATGGCCGCCAGGTGCTCGACGGCGCCGCCGGCCTGTGGTGCGTGCCCTGCGGCCACGGCCAGCCGAAGATCGCCGAAGCCATCGCCGCGATGGCCGGCCAGCTCGACTACGCACCCACTTTCCAGATGGGCCACCCGGCCGCCTTCGAACTGGCCGAACGCCTGATGGCGTTCAGCGGCCACCGCTTCGGCCACGTGTTCTATACGGGGTCGGGATCGGAAGCGGTCGACACCGCGCTCAAGATCGCGCTGGCCTACCACCGCGCGCGCGGGGAGGGTGGACGCACGCGCCTGATCGGCCGCGAGCGCGGCTACCATGGCGTGGGCTTCGGCGGCATCTCGGTCGGCGGCATCGGCGCCAACCGCAAGCACTTCGGGCCCCTGCTGCCGGGCGTCGACCACCTGCGCCACACGCATGACCTGGAGCGCAACGCCTATGCACGCGGCGAACCCGAACACGGCGTCGAACTGGCCGAAGACCTCGAACGCATGGTGGCGCTGCACGACCCGTCGACCATCGCGGCCGTGATCGTGGAGCCGGTATCCGGCTCGACCGGCGTACTGATTCCTCCCAAGGGTTATCTCAAGCGCCTGCGCGAGATCTGCGACCGCCACGGCATCCTGTTGATCTTTGACGAGGTCATCACCGGCTTCGGACGCCTGGGCACGCCCTTCGCCAGCGACTGGTTCGGCGTCGAGCCCGACCTGATGGCCACGGCCAAGGGCATCACCAATGGCGCGGTGCCGATGGGCGCGGTGTTCAGCAAGTCCTTCATCCACGACGCCTTCATGGAGGGGCCGGCCGGGATCGAGCTGTTTCACGGCTATACCTATTCCGGTCACCCGCTGGCCTGCGCCGCCGCGCTGGCCACGCTGGACGTGTTCCGCGAACAGGCGGTGCTGGACAACGCGGCGCGCATGCAGCCGTATTTCGAGGAGGCGCTGCAATCGCTGCGCGGCCTGCCGCACGTGATCGACCTGCGCTCGATCGGCATCATCGCCGCCATCGAGCTGGCGCCGATCCCGGGCCAGCCCGGCGCGCGCGGCTATGCGGCGCTCAAGCAGGCCTTCGCCGAGGGCCTCCTCATCCGCATTACGGGCGACATCATCGCGCTGTCGCCGCCGCTGGTACTGGAAAAACAACACGTCGACGAATTGTTCGGCAAGCTGGCCAGGGTCCTGACGCAACTGGCTTGA
- a CDS encoding sensor histidine kinase, giving the protein MAATQINRALDFVRDAFREAGVLWWRFFDWLALIEWRQLYLVWFLVFVTGMFVKLTEPAIWFILISFGVKVLAGGKRRAELLARDASTKADVANLERRLTEAQMATLQAQVEPHFLFNTLALIGQLIETDPREAARVHGHLIEYLRASLPQMRNTRGAGGTLGKQVELSRAYLSIMQARMKERLAVRFEVPDFLGSSPFPPMMLQTLIENAIKHGLEPKVAGGTITVRARVEGATLCVDVCDDGVGFNLHAGSGVGLANIRERLALLYGKDAELVIEALPGGGACVSIRLPYRMTEDG; this is encoded by the coding sequence ATGGCCGCCACCCAGATCAACCGCGCACTCGACTTCGTCCGCGACGCTTTCCGCGAGGCGGGCGTGCTGTGGTGGCGCTTCTTCGACTGGCTCGCCCTGATCGAGTGGCGCCAGCTCTATCTGGTCTGGTTCCTGGTGTTCGTGACCGGCATGTTCGTCAAGCTGACGGAGCCGGCGATCTGGTTCATCCTGATCTCGTTCGGGGTCAAGGTGCTGGCCGGCGGCAAGCGCCGCGCCGAGCTGCTGGCGCGCGACGCCTCGACCAAGGCCGACGTCGCCAATCTCGAGCGGCGCCTGACCGAGGCGCAGATGGCCACGCTCCAGGCCCAGGTCGAACCGCACTTCCTGTTCAACACGCTGGCCCTGATCGGCCAGCTGATCGAGACCGACCCCAGGGAAGCGGCGCGCGTGCACGGCCACCTGATCGAATACCTGCGCGCCTCGCTGCCGCAGATGCGCAATACCAGGGGCGCGGGCGGCACATTGGGCAAGCAGGTCGAACTGTCGCGCGCCTACCTGTCCATCATGCAGGCGCGCATGAAGGAAAGGCTGGCGGTGCGCTTCGAGGTGCCCGACTTCCTCGGCAGCTCGCCGTTCCCGCCGATGATGCTGCAGACCCTGATCGAGAACGCGATCAAGCATGGCCTGGAGCCGAAGGTCGCGGGCGGCACGATCACGGTGCGCGCGCGGGTCGAAGGCGCCACCCTGTGCGTCGACGTGTGCGACGACGGCGTCGGCTTCAACCTGCATGCCGGCAGCGGCGTCGGCCTGGCCAACATCCGCGAGCGGCTGGCGCTGTTGTATGGCAAGGATGCCGAACTCGTGATCGAAGCCCTGCCGGGCGGCGGCGCCTGCGTGTCGATCCGCCTGCCCTATCGCATGACGGAAGACGGCTGA
- a CDS encoding LytR/AlgR family response regulator transcription factor produces MAHPHPTALIADDEAPMRDQLRARLHEAWPELRIVAEAANGAEAVALALEHKPDIAFLDIRMPGMGGIDAARQMYERCHIVFATAYDQYAVEAFEQGAIDYLLKPVTLARLETTVARLRRRLEHTPQDIGAQLARLAQLAQLSEQLLVQNGAAAAKPAYLRWIQAQSGNSLRMVSTREVLFFQSDDKYTRVQTATAQHLIRKTLKELEEELDPDEFWRIHRSTLVRVDAIAEVRRDLRGRQMLSLRGYPEELEVSRNHGALFQQM; encoded by the coding sequence ATGGCCCACCCGCACCCGACGGCCCTGATCGCCGACGACGAAGCGCCCATGCGCGACCAGCTGCGCGCGCGCCTGCACGAGGCGTGGCCGGAGCTGCGCATCGTGGCCGAAGCGGCCAACGGCGCCGAAGCGGTGGCGCTGGCGCTCGAGCACAAGCCCGACATCGCCTTCCTCGACATTCGCATGCCGGGCATGGGCGGCATCGATGCCGCGCGCCAGATGTACGAGCGCTGCCACATCGTGTTCGCCACCGCCTACGACCAGTATGCGGTCGAGGCCTTCGAGCAGGGCGCCATCGACTACCTCCTCAAGCCCGTCACCCTGGCGCGGCTGGAAACGACGGTGGCGCGCCTGCGCCGCCGGCTGGAGCACACGCCGCAGGACATCGGCGCGCAACTGGCCCGGCTGGCGCAGCTGGCGCAATTGAGTGAGCAGCTTCTGGTCCAGAACGGGGCCGCCGCCGCCAAGCCGGCGTATCTGCGCTGGATCCAGGCCCAGTCCGGCAACAGCCTGCGCATGGTGAGCACGCGCGAAGTGCTGTTCTTCCAGTCGGACGACAAGTACACGCGGGTGCAGACCGCCACCGCCCAGCACCTGATCCGCAAGACGCTGAAGGAACTGGAAGAAGAGCTGGACCCGGACGAGTTCTGGCGCATCCACCGCTCGACCCTGGTGCGCGTGGATGCGATCGCGGAGGTGCGGCGCGACCTGCGCGGGCGCCAGATGCTCAGCCTGCGCGGCTACCCGGAAGAACTGGAAGTGAGCCGCAACCACGGCGCGCTGTTCCAGCAGATGTAA
- a CDS encoding cytidine deaminase, with protein sequence MKYAKLIDEARAARELAYAPYSKFKVGAALECKDGRIFRGCNVENASYGLCNCAERTALFSAIASGYRPGDFAALAVIGQTDGPIAPCGACRQVILELGGNELPVVLTNLSGDVFETTAAAQLPNAFGGRDLGN encoded by the coding sequence ATGAAATACGCGAAACTGATCGATGAAGCGCGCGCAGCGCGCGAGCTGGCCTATGCCCCTTACTCGAAGTTCAAGGTGGGCGCCGCGCTGGAATGCAAGGATGGCCGCATCTTCCGCGGCTGTAATGTGGAGAATGCGTCCTATGGCCTGTGCAACTGCGCCGAGCGCACCGCCCTGTTCAGCGCCATCGCCAGCGGTTACCGGCCGGGCGATTTCGCGGCCCTGGCCGTGATCGGCCAGACCGACGGTCCGATCGCGCCCTGCGGCGCCTGCCGCCAGGTGATCCTGGAGCTGGGTGGCAACGAGCTGCCGGTGGTGCTGACCAACCTGAGCGGCGACGTGTTCGAGACCACCGCGGCGGCGCAGCTGCCGAATGCCTTTGGCGGCCGTGACCTGGGAAATTGA
- a CDS encoding gamma carbonic anhydrase family protein, translating into MPIAPYLDALPQLAGGVYLHASAQVIGNVRIGADSSVWCNAVLRGDVNDIVIGRCTNIQDLTMGHVAHRTPHKPQGSPLVIGDYVTVGHSVILHGCRIGNDCLVGMGSIVMDDAVIEDLVMLGAGSLVTPGKRLESGFLYMGRPAEKVRPLTDAEKSWLRYSAEHYVRVKDNYQNTPAQP; encoded by the coding sequence ATGCCTATCGCTCCCTATCTCGACGCCCTCCCGCAACTCGCCGGCGGCGTCTATCTCCACGCATCGGCCCAGGTCATCGGCAACGTGCGCATCGGCGCCGATTCCTCGGTCTGGTGCAACGCCGTGCTGCGCGGCGACGTCAACGACATCGTCATCGGCCGCTGCACCAATATCCAGGACCTGACGATGGGCCACGTCGCCCACCGCACACCCCACAAGCCGCAGGGCTCGCCCCTGGTCATCGGCGACTACGTCACGGTCGGCCATTCGGTCATCCTGCACGGCTGCCGCATCGGCAACGACTGCCTGGTCGGCATGGGCAGCATCGTGATGGACGACGCCGTGATCGAAGACCTGGTGATGCTCGGCGCCGGCAGCCTGGTCACGCCGGGCAAGCGGCTGGAAAGCGGATTCCTGTACATGGGCCGGCCGGCCGAGAAGGTGCGTCCGCTGACGGACGCCGAGAAGAGCTGGCTGCGCTACTCGGCCGAGCACTACGTGCGGGTCAAGGACAATTACCAGAATACGCCGGCGCAGCCCTGA
- a CDS encoding TonB family protein — MARRNRTMKALAAGSSLALSLLAMAPQSAAAQATLPTWREITIFATDAGYPAALARRGVQGNVTVELALDDKGRKGVVSVRDSSRSAELDALALAMARRLDIPATGEHRSGLVIFKFKKDHGTTIATKSCADFNVDAAWQAATFPERSLRELPVTYESIGTLIYSMHREGSARQSFPALEPVLNATVAACARTPEAGMLDVMRQEALKLIGQ, encoded by the coding sequence ATGGCAAGACGGAATCGCACGATGAAGGCCCTGGCGGCAGGTTCGAGCCTGGCGCTGTCCCTGCTGGCCATGGCGCCGCAATCGGCCGCGGCCCAGGCCACGCTGCCGACCTGGCGCGAGATCACCATCTTCGCGACCGATGCCGGCTATCCGGCGGCGCTCGCGCGGCGCGGCGTGCAGGGCAATGTGACGGTCGAACTGGCCCTCGACGACAAGGGCCGCAAAGGGGTCGTTTCGGTGCGCGACTCCTCGCGCTCGGCCGAACTCGATGCGCTGGCGCTGGCCATGGCCAGGCGGCTGGACATCCCTGCTACTGGCGAGCACCGCAGCGGCCTGGTGATCTTCAAGTTCAAGAAAGACCACGGCACCACCATCGCCACCAAGAGCTGCGCCGATTTCAACGTCGATGCCGCCTGGCAGGCCGCCACCTTCCCGGAACGCAGCCTGCGCGAGTTGCCGGTGACCTATGAAAGCATCGGCACGCTGATCTACAGCATGCACCGCGAAGGCTCGGCGCGCCAATCCTTCCCGGCCCTGGAACCGGTCCTGAACGCCACGGTGGCGGCCTGCGCGCGCACGCCCGAGGCCGGCATGCTGGACGTGATGCGGCAAGAGGCGCTCAAGCTGATCGGGCAATAG
- a CDS encoding DUF2076 domain-containing protein, with protein sequence MNPSDEKMLQDFLGQLVQARGVAKDPEADALIARAVAQQPDAAYLLVQRALLVEQALGNAKARIAELENQGGKGGGGFLDANQWGNSAQGQPSNPVPGIQQGAYQQNGPTGSAPQAQTAKSGGFLGGAGGGLLGTVAATAAGVAAGSFLFHGIGNLLGNDGQGASNHLLADNAADGGAAEAAGGGALADQAGIGAIDEPGGDSLADNNNDDSLGGFFDGDGSDEGLFG encoded by the coding sequence ATGAACCCATCCGACGAAAAGATGTTGCAGGATTTTTTGGGCCAGCTGGTGCAGGCCCGTGGCGTGGCCAAGGATCCGGAGGCCGATGCGCTGATCGCGCGCGCCGTGGCCCAGCAGCCGGACGCCGCCTACCTGCTGGTGCAGCGCGCCTTGCTGGTGGAGCAGGCGCTGGGCAATGCCAAGGCGCGCATCGCCGAACTGGAGAACCAGGGCGGCAAGGGCGGCGGGGGCTTCCTCGACGCCAATCAATGGGGCAACTCCGCGCAAGGCCAGCCATCGAATCCGGTCCCGGGCATCCAGCAGGGGGCATACCAGCAAAACGGACCGACCGGCTCCGCACCGCAGGCCCAGACGGCGAAAAGCGGCGGCTTCCTGGGCGGCGCCGGCGGCGGTCTGCTGGGCACGGTGGCAGCCACGGCGGCCGGTGTGGCGGCGGGCAGCTTCCTGTTCCACGGCATCGGCAACCTGCTGGGCAATGACGGGCAGGGCGCCTCGAACCACTTGTTGGCGGACAATGCGGCCGACGGTGGCGCCGCCGAGGCGGCAGGGGGCGGGGCGCTGGCGGACCAGGCCGGCATCGGCGCGATCGACGAGCCGGGCGGCGACAGCCTGGCCGACAACAACAACGACGACAGCCTGGGCGGCTTCTTCGACGGCGACGGTTCCGACGAAGGATTATTCGGCTAA
- the chrA gene encoding chromate efflux transporter — protein sequence MIQRPAAPPSSAWSIFWIFLKLGLTSFGGPIAHLGYFRNEFVLRRQWLDDARYGDLVALCQFLPGPASSQVGFALGVLRGGGLPGGLAAWVGFTLPSALLMFAFALGAAGLSGAAANGVVHGLKLVAVAVVAQAVWGMARTLTPDRRRIAIALAAIAIVILASGPAGQLAAIAAGAGAGYWLCRGPVAQPGAELSVPIGRRAGSAALVLFAVLLLGLALLAALTAYRPLALFDAFYRSGALVFGGGHVVLPLLQAETVASGSIPNETFLAGYGLAQALPGPLFAFAAFLGAQASMTASALAGAAIALLALFLPGLLLVYGTLPFWDRLRRHAAARHAMMGANAAVVGILAAALADPVWTGAVFDVRDAGIALAGFLLLVVWKAPPWIVVILSAAAGVMLAGA from the coding sequence ATGATTCAACGCCCCGCCGCCCCGCCCTCCTCTGCATGGTCCATCTTCTGGATCTTCCTGAAACTCGGCCTGACCTCGTTCGGCGGCCCGATCGCCCATCTGGGCTACTTTCGCAACGAGTTCGTCCTGCGCCGCCAGTGGCTCGACGATGCGCGCTATGGCGACCTGGTGGCGCTGTGCCAGTTCCTGCCCGGGCCGGCGTCGAGCCAGGTCGGCTTTGCGCTCGGCGTCCTGCGCGGCGGCGGACTGCCTGGTGGCCTCGCGGCCTGGGTCGGCTTCACGCTGCCTTCGGCGCTGCTGATGTTCGCGTTCGCGCTGGGCGCGGCGGGCCTTTCCGGAGCGGCGGCGAACGGTGTCGTGCACGGCCTCAAGCTGGTGGCGGTGGCCGTGGTGGCGCAGGCGGTGTGGGGCATGGCGCGCACCCTCACGCCGGACCGCAGGCGCATCGCGATCGCGCTCGCCGCCATTGCAATCGTGATCCTGGCCAGCGGGCCGGCCGGGCAACTGGCCGCCATCGCCGCGGGCGCCGGCGCCGGCTACTGGCTGTGCCGGGGTCCTGTCGCGCAGCCCGGTGCGGAGCTGTCCGTACCGATTGGCCGCCGTGCCGGCAGCGCGGCGCTCGTGCTGTTCGCCGTCCTGCTGCTCGGGCTTGCGCTATTGGCCGCCCTGACGGCATATCGCCCGCTGGCGCTGTTCGATGCCTTCTACCGCTCCGGCGCCCTGGTCTTTGGCGGCGGCCACGTCGTGCTGCCGCTGCTGCAGGCCGAGACGGTGGCCAGCGGCTCGATCCCGAATGAGACCTTCCTGGCCGGTTATGGTCTCGCCCAGGCGCTGCCCGGACCGCTGTTCGCGTTTGCGGCTTTCCTCGGCGCCCAGGCAAGCATGACGGCGAGCGCGCTTGCTGGCGCCGCGATCGCCCTGCTGGCGCTGTTCTTGCCCGGCCTGTTGCTCGTCTACGGGACGCTGCCGTTCTGGGACCGCCTGCGCCGTCATGCCGCCGCGCGCCACGCGATGATGGGCGCAAACGCCGCCGTGGTCGGCATCCTCGCCGCCGCGCTGGCCGATCCGGTGTGGACGGGCGCCGTGTTCGACGTGCGCGACGCCGGCATCGCGCTGGCCGGCTTCCTGCTGCTGGTGGTCTGGAAAGCGCCGCCATGGATCGTCGTGATCCTGTCGGCGGCGGCAGGGGTCATGCTGGCAGGCGCTTAG
- a CDS encoding GNAT family N-acetyltransferase, producing the protein MSTYITPVLTTERLVLRPLAASDAPALHTIFSDPAVVRYWSAEPWTDISFAEAAIARALEAYRDETELRFAIELASNRELIGTVALHHFFNQNRRCELGYALGSAHWGHGYAFEAVSAALDHGFREVGLNRVEADIDPRNVASGRVLEKLGFRKEGFMPQRWLVHGEYADTVFYGLLRDYWNDRTAP; encoded by the coding sequence ATGTCGACTTATATCACCCCTGTCCTGACCACCGAACGCCTGGTGCTGCGCCCGCTGGCCGCGAGCGATGCGCCGGCCCTGCACACCATCTTTTCCGACCCGGCCGTGGTGCGCTACTGGAGCGCCGAACCGTGGACCGACATCTCCTTCGCCGAAGCCGCCATCGCCCGCGCGCTGGAAGCCTACCGCGACGAGACCGAGCTGCGCTTCGCGATCGAACTGGCATCGAACCGCGAGCTGATCGGCACCGTGGCCCTGCACCACTTCTTCAACCAGAACAGGCGCTGCGAACTCGGCTACGCGCTCGGCAGCGCGCACTGGGGCCATGGCTACGCCTTCGAAGCGGTATCGGCCGCGCTGGACCATGGCTTCCGCGAGGTCGGCCTGAACCGGGTCGAGGCCGACATCGACCCGCGCAACGTCGCCTCCGGCCGCGTGCTGGAAAAACTGGGCTTTCGCAAGGAAGGCTTCATGCCGCAGCGCTGGCTGGTGCACGGAGAGTACGCCGACACCGTCTTCTACGGCCTGCTGCGCGACTACTGGAACGACAGGACGGCCCCTTGA